From a single Arachis hypogaea cultivar Tifrunner chromosome 3, arahy.Tifrunner.gnm2.J5K5, whole genome shotgun sequence genomic region:
- the LOC112789355 gene encoding RNA polymerase sigma factor sigA, producing MATAAVIGLSGGKRILSSSYHYSDVTEKLSFGTDFGSTHYQIVPTKSVIIAKKPSNYTPTFAASNRQNQSIKALQEHVDAEAAGTSDPSWFQGFSSSDLELESSEMGYSVEALLLLQKSMLEKQWNLSFERDVLNEHSRMDKSRRKVAVTCSGVSARQRRMNTKRKASGKTSAMIEPCTAMQLRSAISPELLQYRLKGYVKGVVSEQLLSHAEVVNLSEKIKAGLSLEEHKSRMKDKLGCEPSDDQIAASLKISRAALRAKMIECSLAREKLAMSNVRLVLSIAQRYDNMGAEMDDLVQGGLIGLLRGIEKFDSSKGFKISTYVYWWIRQGVSRALVENSRTLRLPTHIHERLSLIRNAKFRLEEKGVTPTVERIAKCLNMSQKKVRNATEAMSKIFSLDREAFPSLNGLPGETHHSYIADTREENIPWNRVDEWALKDEVNKLLNVTLVEREREIIRLYYGLDRESLTWEDISKRIGLSRERVRQVGLVALEKLKHAARKGGMEAMLLKH from the exons ATGGCTACTGCAGCAGTTATTGGACTCAGTGGAGGCAAGAGGATTTTGAGTTCATCATACCATTACTCTGATGTTACTGAAAAGCTTTCATTTGGCACTGATTTTGGATCCACACACTATCAGATTGTTCCAACAAAGTCTGTAATAATTGCTAAGAAGCCATCCAATTACACCCCGACCTTTGCAGCATCGAATCGCCAAAACCAGTCCATCAAGGCTCTTCAGGAACATGTTGATGCCGAGGCAGCCGGTACTTCAGATCCATCGTGGTTTCAAGGATTCAGTTCCAGTGACTTAgagttggaaagctctgaaatgGGTTATTCTGTGGAGGCTCTTCTTTTGCTGCAGAAGTCAATGCTGGAAAAGCAGTGGAACCTTTCTTTTGAGAGGGATGTGCTAAACGAGCATTCGAGAATGGATAAAAGCCGAAGGAAAGTGGCAGTAACTTGTTCTGGGGTGTCTGCAAGACAGAGAAGAATGAACACCAAGAGGAAGGCCTCGGGTAAAACCAGCGCAATGATCGAACCATGTACTGCTATGCAGCTGAGGTCTGCCATCAGTCCAGAGCTGCTTCAATATCGTTTGAAGGGCTATGTGAAAGGAGTAGTGAGTGAGCAATTGCTCTCTCATGCTGAAGTTGTAAACCTTTCAGAGAAAATAAAAGCTGGACTTTCCTTAGAGGAGCATAAATCCag AATGAAGGACAAACTAGGATGTGAGCCCTCTGATGATCAAATTGCAGCATCATTGAAGATTTCTCGGGCTGCACTACGAGCAAAAATGATAGAGTGCTCTTTGGCAAGAGAAAAGTTGGCTATGAGCAATGTTCGCTTAGTTTTGTCTATTGCTCAAAGATATGATAACATGGGAGCCGAAATGGATGACCTTGTTCAG GGTGGTTTGATTGGACTTCTTCGTGGGATTGAGAAGTTTGATTCTTCAAAGGGGTTTAAGATTTCAACTTATGTTTATTGGTGGATACGTCAG GGTGTTTCAAGAGCCTTAGTTGAAAATTCAAGAACACTTAGATTGCCGACTCATATACACGAAAGATTATCTTTGATCCGCAATGCAAAGTTTAGACTGGAAGAAAAAGGAGTTACTCCAACTGTGGAA AGGATAGCAAAATGTCTTAATATGTCTCAAAAGAAAGTCAGAAATGCCACTGAG GCAATGAGTAAAATTTTCTCGCTTGATAGGGAGGCGTTTCCATCTTTGAATGGTCTTCCAGGAGAAACTCATCATAGT TATATCGCTGATACTCGCGAAGAGAACATCCCGTGGAATAGAGTAGATGAATGGGCACTAAAG GACGAAGTGAATAAACTCCTTAATGTGACGCTtgtggaaagagagagagaaatcaTTCGACTCTATTACGGATTGGATAGAGAATCTCTTACATGGGAGGATATTAGTAAACG GATAGGGTTGTCAAGAGAAAGAGTAAGACAAGTTGGACTTGTTGCATTGGAGAAACTAAAACATGCTGCAAGGAAGGGAGGGATGGAAGCCATGCTTTTGAAACATTAG